From Micromonospora echinospora, one genomic window encodes:
- the pucL gene encoding factor-independent urate hydroxylase, translated as MGIVLGSNRYGKAEVRVVHVARDGDRHTLRDLNVSTALAGDLDATHLTGDNSQVLPTDSQKNTVYAFARRHGIGSPEAFALLLAEHFVHSQAAIRQARVSVREQLWQRLGPHSFQRRGEEIRTAEVSYDGDRAQVVSGITGLVLMNTTGSEFHGYVRDEYTTLPETTDRILATAVDARWRHLDPDTDWDLAYQQVRDALVAAFVESYSYSLQQTLYEMGHRVLDTRPELAEIRLVLPNRHHLPVDLSPFGLDNPNAVFVATDRPYGVIEGTIRRDDVPAAVGEW; from the coding sequence ATGGGTATCGTGCTCGGGTCCAACCGGTACGGCAAGGCTGAGGTACGCGTCGTCCACGTCGCCCGCGACGGCGACCGGCACACGCTGCGCGACCTAAACGTCAGCACCGCCCTCGCCGGGGACCTGGACGCCACCCACCTCACCGGCGACAACAGCCAGGTCTTGCCCACCGACTCGCAGAAGAACACCGTCTACGCGTTCGCCCGACGGCACGGGATCGGTTCGCCTGAGGCGTTCGCGCTGCTGCTGGCCGAGCACTTCGTGCACAGCCAGGCGGCCATCCGGCAGGCCCGGGTGAGCGTGCGGGAGCAACTCTGGCAGCGGCTCGGGCCGCACTCCTTCCAGCGCCGCGGCGAGGAGATCCGCACGGCCGAGGTCAGCTACGACGGTGACCGTGCCCAGGTGGTCTCCGGGATCACCGGCCTGGTGCTGATGAACACCACCGGCTCCGAGTTCCACGGCTACGTACGCGACGAGTACACGACCCTGCCGGAGACGACCGACCGGATCCTGGCCACCGCCGTGGACGCCCGCTGGCGGCACCTCGACCCCGACACCGACTGGGATCTCGCCTACCAGCAGGTGCGCGATGCGCTGGTCGCGGCGTTCGTCGAAAGCTACAGCTACTCGCTGCAGCAGACCCTGTACGAGATGGGCCACCGGGTGCTCGACACCCGGCCGGAGCTGGCGGAGATCCGCCTGGTCCTGCCCAACCGGCATCACCTGCCGGTCGACCTGTCCCCGTTCGGCCTCGACAATCCGAACGCCGTGTTCGTGGCCACCGACCGCCCGTATGGGGTCATCGAGGGCACCATCCGTCGCGACGACGTCCCGGCCGCGGTCGGCGAGTGGTGA
- the uraH gene encoding hydroxyisourate hydrolase encodes MSRPDRDVVGFAPVSTHVLDTVVGAPAAGIPVRLDRLDGTRWRQVGAGHTDADGRLRDWVPARQWTAGRYRLVFDLGGHLGADSFYPEAVVSFRVGDAATHHHLPLLLSPFGYTTYRGS; translated from the coding sequence ATGAGCCGGCCTGACCGGGACGTGGTGGGCTTCGCGCCGGTGTCCACCCACGTGCTCGACACGGTCGTCGGGGCTCCCGCCGCTGGCATACCTGTGCGGCTCGACCGGCTCGACGGGACCCGCTGGCGGCAGGTCGGAGCCGGACACACGGACGCCGACGGACGGTTGCGCGATTGGGTGCCGGCGCGGCAGTGGACGGCCGGACGCTACCGGCTCGTCTTCGACCTCGGCGGGCACCTCGGGGCCGACTCCTTCTATCCGGAAGCCGTCGTGTCCTTCCGGGTCGGCGACGCCGCCACCCATCACCACCTGCCGCTGCTGCTCAGTCCGTTCGGCTACACCACCTATCGAGGGAGCTGA
- the uraD gene encoding 2-oxo-4-hydroxy-4-carboxy-5-ureidoimidazoline decarboxylase: protein MGRIEDFNGLAAKWAERELIACCAAPRWARLLVAGRPYPDRAALLAAADAANAQLTWPEVRAAVDAHPRIGQRPDGQRREDRWSRGEQSGLDGATEPARAAIAEATVGYERRFGHRFLVCATGRSDTQLLAALRDRLGNDPDIEQAVVREELRKIAALRIGKLLDEPA, encoded by the coding sequence GTGGGTCGGATCGAGGACTTCAACGGGCTCGCCGCCAAGTGGGCCGAGCGAGAGCTGATCGCCTGCTGTGCGGCGCCCCGCTGGGCTCGTCTGCTCGTCGCCGGTCGGCCGTACCCCGACCGGGCCGCGCTGCTGGCCGCGGCGGACGCTGCCAACGCCCAGCTCACCTGGCCGGAGGTGCGTGCGGCGGTCGACGCCCACCCGCGTATCGGCCAGCGACCGGACGGGCAGCGCCGCGAGGACCGCTGGTCGCGGGGGGAACAGTCCGGCCTCGACGGCGCGACCGAGCCGGCCCGCGCCGCCATCGCGGAGGCCACCGTGGGGTACGAGCGTCGGTTCGGTCACCGCTTCCTGGTCTGCGCCACCGGTCGCAGCGACACGCAACTGCTTGCCGCGCTGCGTGACCGGCTCGGCAACGACCCGGACATCGAGCAGGCCGTGGTCCGGGAGGAGCTGCGGAAGATTGCTGCGCTGCGGATCGGGAAGCTGCTCGATGAGCCGGCCTGA
- a CDS encoding XdhC family protein produces the protein MDELLADLLRWCDTGAAVGLATVVGTWHSAPYPIGTAMLVAPDGAMTGSVSGGCVEAALYEACQEVLRTGRPSLLRYGVTGDDALEAGLTCGGTIEVFVERVDRAGSPWVAVLAEAVRSAAPVAVLTCVRGTPEQRGRRIVAGPDTHHGTFGDTRLDRAAVDAGRRLLAAGESARVDLSSDGRAEPVSVLVRAYAPSPRLIVFGAVDVAAELARFGSALGYRVTVCDARPVFATARRFPLAQEVVVDWPHRYLAGEARAGRLDARTAVCVLTHDEKFDVPVLRLALEDLDLSFVGALGSRRTHHDRLGRLRAAGVGESALARLASPIGLDVGGRTAAETALSIAAELVAVRHGRSGGRLRDSSGSIHG, from the coding sequence GTGGATGAGCTGCTCGCCGACCTGCTGCGCTGGTGCGACACCGGTGCCGCCGTCGGCCTCGCGACCGTCGTCGGGACCTGGCACAGCGCCCCCTATCCGATCGGCACCGCGATGCTGGTCGCGCCGGACGGCGCCATGACCGGAAGCGTCTCTGGCGGGTGTGTCGAGGCGGCGCTCTACGAAGCCTGCCAGGAGGTCCTCCGGACCGGGCGGCCATCCCTGCTCCGCTACGGGGTGACCGGGGATGACGCGCTCGAGGCGGGGCTAACCTGCGGCGGCACCATCGAGGTGTTCGTCGAACGGGTCGACCGCGCCGGTTCCCCCTGGGTGGCGGTGCTGGCCGAGGCCGTCCGGTCGGCCGCCCCGGTGGCGGTGCTCACCTGCGTGCGGGGAACACCGGAGCAGCGCGGCCGCCGGATCGTGGCCGGGCCGGACACCCACCACGGCACGTTCGGCGACACCCGGTTGGACCGCGCGGCGGTGGACGCGGGCCGCCGGTTGCTGGCCGCCGGGGAGAGCGCACGGGTGGACCTCTCGTCCGACGGCCGGGCGGAGCCGGTAAGCGTGCTGGTGCGCGCCTACGCCCCGTCGCCCCGGCTGATCGTGTTCGGCGCGGTCGACGTGGCGGCCGAGCTGGCCCGCTTCGGCTCCGCCCTCGGCTACCGGGTCACCGTCTGCGACGCCCGCCCGGTCTTCGCGACCGCGCGTCGGTTCCCGCTGGCGCAGGAGGTGGTGGTCGACTGGCCGCACCGGTATCTCGCGGGCGAGGCCCGGGCCGGCCGGCTGGACGCCCGTACGGCGGTCTGCGTGCTCACGCACGACGAGAAGTTCGACGTGCCGGTGCTGCGGCTGGCCCTAGAGGACCTCGACCTGTCATTCGTGGGGGCGCTGGGATCCCGGCGTACGCACCACGACCGGCTCGGCCGGCTGCGGGCGGCCGGGGTCGGGGAGTCGGCGCTGGCGCGACTGGCGTCCCCGATCGGCCTGGACGTGGGCGGCCGAACCGCCGCCGAGACGGCGCTCAGCATCGCCGCGGAACTGGTCGCGGTGCGGCACGGCCGGTCTGGCGGCCGGCTGCGCGACAGCTCCGGCAGCATCCACGGCTGA
- a CDS encoding NTP transferase domain-containing protein translates to MTVAGLVLAAGAGRRYGRPKALVYHHGSLLVERAGRTLRAGGCDPVLVVLGAAGDQVRAVADLGGVRVVDNPGWASGMGSSLRVGLTALTATRSVAVVVLLVDMPGITAEAVRRVAAVAAPDVLAAAGYAPGRRGHPVLLGRDHWAGVLESAVGDTGAAGYLRAHRDRLRIVPCADVADDRDLDMPVDGIEDHRG, encoded by the coding sequence GTGACCGTCGCCGGTCTGGTCCTCGCCGCCGGTGCCGGTCGCCGGTACGGTCGGCCCAAGGCTCTCGTGTACCACCACGGCTCGCTGCTCGTGGAGCGGGCGGGCCGGACCCTGCGGGCGGGGGGATGCGACCCGGTCCTGGTGGTGCTCGGCGCGGCGGGCGATCAGGTTCGCGCAGTCGCTGACCTGGGTGGCGTCCGGGTGGTCGACAACCCCGGTTGGGCCAGCGGCATGGGCTCTTCACTACGGGTGGGACTGACGGCACTGACCGCCACGCGCAGCGTGGCGGTGGTGGTGCTCCTCGTGGACATGCCCGGCATCACCGCCGAGGCGGTGCGGCGAGTCGCGGCGGTGGCGGCCCCGGACGTGCTCGCCGCGGCCGGCTACGCGCCCGGCCGGCGGGGTCATCCGGTGCTGCTGGGCCGGGACCATTGGGCCGGGGTGCTCGAATCGGCCGTCGGCGATACTGGTGCGGCCGGCTACCTGCGCGCCCACCGTGACCGGTTGAGGATCGTGCCCTGCGCCGACGTGGCCGACGACCGGGATCTCGACATGCCGGTCGACGGAATCGAGGACCACCGTGGATGA
- a CDS encoding FAD binding domain-containing protein — MDLPTVEAMVPGDEADWRPGDCWLAGGTVLFSRPQQGVRRLRDLTVLGWPSLAAADDEGRPGLDIAATCTVATLARYRPPARWPDLAVAIRRCCDAFLASWKIWNVATVGGNLCAALPAGPMISLAAAFDARCDVRRLSGERRLVPVDAFVVEPGVAALQPGEYLHAIHLPERELTGRIAVRRASLHPLGRSAAFVTGHLDVESGRLRLTVTAATPRPVTVSVPAPTAAASLVDMVDAQVSAEGWHDDVHGLPAWRRHMTLRLVEQVRADLLGAAR, encoded by the coding sequence GTGGATCTTCCGACTGTCGAGGCCATGGTGCCCGGCGACGAAGCGGACTGGCGCCCCGGTGACTGTTGGCTGGCCGGCGGCACGGTGCTGTTCTCCCGTCCCCAGCAAGGGGTCCGGAGGCTGCGCGACCTAACCGTCCTGGGCTGGCCCTCGTTGGCGGCTGCCGACGACGAAGGCAGGCCCGGGCTGGACATCGCCGCCACCTGCACGGTGGCGACACTCGCCCGCTACCGGCCGCCGGCCCGGTGGCCCGATCTGGCGGTGGCCATCCGGCGCTGTTGCGACGCGTTCCTCGCGTCCTGGAAGATCTGGAACGTCGCGACCGTCGGCGGCAACCTGTGCGCCGCCCTGCCCGCCGGTCCGATGATCTCCCTCGCGGCGGCGTTCGACGCACGCTGCGACGTTCGTCGGCTCTCCGGCGAGCGGCGCCTGGTTCCCGTTGACGCATTCGTGGTCGAGCCCGGCGTGGCGGCGTTGCAGCCGGGTGAATACCTGCACGCCATCCACCTGCCCGAGCGGGAGTTGACCGGACGGATCGCGGTGCGGCGTGCGAGCCTGCACCCGCTCGGACGGTCGGCGGCTTTCGTCACCGGTCACCTCGACGTCGAATCCGGTCGACTGCGTCTCACGGTGACGGCGGCGACCCCCCGACCGGTCACCGTCAGCGTCCCGGCCCCGACGGCAGCCGCGAGTCTGGTCGACATGGTGGACGCACAGGTGTCCGCCGAGGGTTGGCACGACGACGTCCACGGACTGCCCGCGTGGCGCCGGCACATGACGCTGCGGCTGGTCGAGCAGGTTCGAGCGGACCTTCTGGGAGCGGCACGGTGA
- a CDS encoding molybdopterin-dependent oxidoreductase produces MTPTVNGRPGAHLPAPGQCLRTYLRDNGWFGVKKGCDAGDCGACTVHVDGVPVHSCVFPAVRASGRTVTTIEGLARGNDLHPAQERFLAAQGFQCGYCTAGFVMTAAALDHAEGLADDRPRAFKGNLCRCTGYRSIEDALAGNSHVEHPAAGNAVGSNVGAPAGRDVVTGAARFTFDVDLPGVTHLKVVRSPLPHARITRIDVTQAVAVPGVLAVLTHRDAPDRRFSTALHEHFDDDPADTRVLDDVVRFVGQRVAVVVAETEAAAEEGVRRVRVTYEPLPAVTDVRAATASGAPILHDDRPDNVAGEVGGEVGDVVRGLAEADFVYEETYQTQRVQHMALETHGALGWIAPDGRVTIRASTQTPFLTRRRLAHVFDIPPERLRVVAGRVGGGFGGKQEMLVEDIVLLAVLATGRPARWELTREEQFVATTTRHPFTVRVRLGAKRDGTLTAMCLNVVTDTGAYGNHGPAVLAHGCAESMAIYRCANKRVAGRTVYTNTVPAGAFRGYGLGQVMFAVESAIDEIAHGLGLDPVTVRRRNVVRPEDPLVTPIGHAEDLSIRSYGLDQCLDLVHGAVDGDTTGSDLPSGWRLGEGLAIGMIATGPPGGHHGRAAIRLTTNGRFQLDTGIAEFGNGSTTVHRQIAADVLATELDHIGIRQSDTDLVEHDTGAFASTGTVVGGLAVFRAATRLRQRLLTLAATCLDVGPDECELVLGAVRAGDREISLRALQEAADRVGDRLEASGHADGAERSVAFNVQWFRVAVDVVTGEIRILRSVHAADAGTVLNPVQCRGQVEGGVAQAVGTTLTENLLIDDNGRVTTSVVRDYRIPTFADAPRTEVLFADTADPLGPHAAKSMSESPFNPVAAALGNAVRDATGVRLTALPLTRDRVWARIRHVGSTTDGSDRA; encoded by the coding sequence GTGACCCCGACGGTCAACGGACGCCCGGGTGCGCACCTGCCGGCGCCCGGCCAGTGCCTTCGTACCTATCTGCGCGACAACGGTTGGTTCGGGGTCAAGAAGGGTTGCGACGCGGGAGACTGCGGCGCCTGCACCGTCCACGTCGACGGCGTGCCCGTGCACAGCTGCGTCTTCCCAGCAGTCCGGGCCTCGGGCCGCACGGTCACCACGATCGAGGGTCTGGCGCGCGGGAACGATCTGCATCCGGCGCAGGAGCGGTTTCTGGCAGCGCAGGGGTTTCAATGCGGATACTGCACGGCCGGGTTCGTCATGACGGCAGCGGCCCTCGACCATGCGGAGGGTCTGGCCGACGACCGGCCGCGCGCGTTCAAGGGCAACCTGTGCCGGTGCACCGGCTACCGGTCGATCGAGGACGCGTTGGCCGGGAACTCGCACGTCGAGCATCCGGCGGCGGGGAACGCAGTGGGCAGCAACGTCGGAGCTCCGGCTGGCCGAGACGTCGTCACGGGCGCCGCCCGGTTCACGTTCGACGTCGACCTTCCGGGGGTGACACATCTGAAGGTGGTGCGGTCCCCGCTCCCGCACGCCCGGATCACGCGGATCGACGTCACGCAGGCGGTGGCAGTTCCCGGGGTGCTGGCCGTGCTGACGCACCGCGACGCGCCCGACCGGCGGTTCTCGACTGCGCTGCACGAGCACTTCGACGACGACCCGGCCGACACCCGCGTGCTCGACGATGTGGTGCGGTTCGTCGGCCAACGAGTCGCCGTCGTAGTCGCCGAGACCGAGGCGGCCGCGGAGGAAGGCGTGCGGCGGGTCCGGGTCACGTACGAGCCGCTGCCGGCGGTCACCGACGTGCGGGCGGCGACCGCGTCCGGCGCACCCATCCTGCATGACGACCGCCCGGACAATGTGGCCGGTGAGGTCGGCGGCGAGGTCGGCGACGTCGTCCGAGGGCTCGCCGAGGCGGACTTCGTCTACGAAGAGACCTACCAGACCCAGCGCGTGCAGCACATGGCGCTGGAAACCCATGGCGCGCTCGGGTGGATCGCGCCGGACGGGCGCGTCACCATCCGCGCCAGCACTCAGACGCCCTTCCTGACCCGTCGACGTCTCGCCCACGTCTTCGACATCCCACCGGAACGCCTCCGCGTGGTGGCCGGCCGAGTGGGCGGCGGCTTCGGCGGTAAGCAGGAGATGCTGGTCGAGGACATCGTCCTTCTCGCCGTGCTGGCCACAGGCCGGCCGGCCCGGTGGGAACTCACCCGCGAGGAGCAGTTCGTCGCGACCACGACCCGACACCCCTTCACAGTTCGGGTGCGGCTCGGAGCGAAGCGGGACGGCACGCTCACCGCCATGTGTCTGAACGTCGTCACCGACACCGGCGCCTACGGCAACCACGGCCCGGCGGTCCTCGCCCACGGCTGCGCCGAGTCGATGGCGATCTACCGCTGCGCGAACAAGCGAGTCGCCGGCCGCACCGTCTACACCAACACGGTGCCGGCCGGCGCGTTCCGCGGATACGGCCTGGGTCAGGTGATGTTCGCCGTCGAGTCGGCGATCGACGAGATCGCCCACGGTCTCGGACTCGACCCGGTCACGGTCCGCCGGCGCAACGTCGTCCGCCCCGAAGACCCGTTGGTCACCCCCATCGGGCACGCCGAGGACCTGAGCATCCGTAGCTACGGCCTGGACCAGTGCCTCGACCTCGTGCACGGCGCCGTCGACGGGGACACCACGGGGTCCGACCTCCCGTCCGGGTGGCGCCTCGGGGAAGGTCTCGCCATCGGCATGATCGCCACCGGGCCGCCCGGTGGCCACCACGGCCGCGCCGCGATCAGGCTGACCACGAATGGTCGATTCCAGCTGGACACCGGCATCGCGGAGTTCGGAAACGGATCGACGACGGTTCATCGGCAGATCGCCGCCGACGTCCTCGCGACGGAGCTGGACCACATCGGCATCCGGCAGTCCGACACGGATCTGGTGGAACACGACACCGGCGCGTTCGCATCGACCGGCACCGTCGTCGGCGGGCTCGCCGTGTTCCGCGCGGCGACCCGGTTACGGCAGCGCCTGCTGACCCTCGCCGCCACCTGCCTCGACGTCGGGCCCGACGAGTGCGAACTGGTCCTCGGCGCGGTCCGGGCCGGCGACCGGGAGATCTCGCTGCGCGCCCTCCAGGAGGCTGCGGACAGGGTGGGCGACCGCCTGGAGGCCAGCGGACATGCCGACGGCGCGGAGCGGTCGGTCGCGTTCAACGTGCAGTGGTTCCGCGTCGCGGTCGACGTCGTCACCGGCGAGATCCGGATTCTCCGGAGCGTCCACGCCGCCGACGCCGGAACGGTGCTGAACCCGGTGCAGTGCCGCGGTCAGGTGGAGGGCGGCGTGGCACAGGCCGTCGGCACCACGCTGACCGAGAACCTGCTGATCGACGACAACGGCAGGGTCACCACCAGCGTGGTCCGGGACTACCGGATCCCGACGTTCGCCGACGCGCCTCGCACCGAGGTCCTCTTCGCCGACACGGCCGATCCCCTCGGCCCACACGCCGCCAAGTCCATGAGCGAAAGCCCGTTCAACCCCGTCGCGGCCGCGCTCGGCAACGCCGTACGTGACGCGACCGGGGTGCGACTGACCGCGCTGCCCCTGACCCGAGACCGGGTCTGGGCGCGGATACGCCACGTCGGGTCGACCACCGACGGGAGCGACCGGGCGTAG
- a CDS encoding helix-turn-helix domain-containing protein, with protein sequence MRVNAPTSLREILHRPGLHLRLLTGHAQLDEPVTRVFVTDLLDPKRYMSGGELVLTGLMWRRSPADSAAFVAACAAMGATAIGAGAAAFGCVPEDLLIACQQYEMPLFEVPVEVSFREISDVVATSFWAQRATGLATVLGRQRGLVAAMAGGARLADLLSSVAADLGARCWLVSPAGRLVCGTDPLDQSLANRFAATFLGSSRVPTEVRIDDVTYSLHTVRGRPEHRLASWILACTGRSDEPVPPDVTAELVGLAALERVQVDEAARVERRLADQIERALAADAADLPSRLRAGGLEPGSAFLAVAARLTGLLTPADLVVTLLADLVSTTGFAATTGLTTAIAPSTDTALAILRLDGDGPVGTDPRADEVVARLRRGVETLRPGIGRGQLAVGVSNVATGSAALTGAVQEALHAVAVASTGPTGVRCAGEITTHALLIAGVPTATRNSFHERVLGPVLEYDRRYRANLVRTLSVFLESGGSWSQCARQLHLHVNTLRYRMKRIEELTGRDLGRFDDRVDLYLALRIH encoded by the coding sequence GTGCGGGTAAACGCTCCGACTTCACTGCGCGAGATCCTCCATCGGCCCGGACTGCACCTGCGGCTGCTGACCGGCCACGCGCAGCTCGACGAACCGGTCACCCGGGTCTTCGTGACCGATCTACTCGACCCCAAGCGCTACATGTCGGGCGGCGAGCTCGTCCTGACCGGACTCATGTGGCGACGGTCGCCGGCGGACTCCGCAGCTTTCGTCGCGGCCTGTGCCGCGATGGGAGCAACCGCTATCGGCGCCGGTGCCGCAGCCTTCGGATGCGTGCCGGAGGATTTGCTCATCGCGTGCCAGCAGTACGAGATGCCGCTGTTTGAGGTCCCGGTGGAAGTCTCCTTCCGCGAGATCAGCGACGTCGTCGCCACGTCGTTCTGGGCGCAGCGGGCAACCGGGCTGGCAACGGTTCTGGGCCGGCAGCGCGGTCTCGTCGCCGCGATGGCCGGCGGTGCACGACTTGCGGACCTGCTGTCCTCCGTCGCCGCCGATCTCGGGGCGCGGTGCTGGCTCGTCTCTCCCGCCGGACGCCTGGTGTGCGGAACGGACCCCCTCGACCAGTCCCTGGCCAACCGCTTCGCTGCCACGTTCCTGGGCAGCAGCAGGGTGCCGACGGAAGTCCGGATCGACGACGTGACTTACTCGCTGCATACAGTGCGGGGCCGTCCCGAACACCGCCTGGCCTCCTGGATTCTCGCCTGCACCGGGCGGTCGGACGAGCCGGTGCCGCCCGACGTGACCGCCGAACTCGTCGGGCTCGCGGCGCTGGAGCGCGTCCAGGTCGACGAGGCGGCGCGCGTCGAGCGACGGCTCGCCGACCAGATCGAACGTGCGCTGGCCGCGGACGCGGCCGACCTACCGAGCCGCCTACGGGCCGGCGGGCTGGAGCCCGGCTCGGCGTTCCTCGCCGTCGCGGCCCGGCTCACCGGGCTGCTCACCCCCGCCGACCTCGTGGTCACGCTCCTCGCCGACCTCGTGAGCACGACAGGTTTCGCCGCCACCACCGGCCTGACCACCGCCATCGCCCCGTCGACCGACACGGCACTGGCAATACTCCGGCTTGACGGCGACGGTCCCGTCGGGACCGACCCGCGGGCCGACGAAGTGGTCGCGCGGCTGCGCCGCGGCGTCGAGACGCTCCGGCCCGGCATCGGCCGGGGACAGCTGGCCGTCGGGGTGAGCAACGTGGCAACCGGTAGCGCGGCACTGACCGGTGCCGTCCAAGAGGCACTGCACGCCGTCGCCGTCGCCAGCACGGGACCAACCGGCGTACGCTGCGCCGGCGAGATCACGACGCATGCCCTTCTCATCGCCGGTGTCCCCACGGCGACACGCAACTCGTTCCACGAACGCGTGCTGGGACCAGTCCTCGAGTACGACCGACGGTACCGGGCCAACCTCGTGCGCACGCTGAGCGTCTTCCTCGAGTCCGGTGGATCGTGGAGCCAGTGCGCGCGACAGCTGCATCTGCACGTCAACACCCTGCGTTACCGCATGAAACGCATTGAGGAGCTCACCGGCAGGGACCTGGGCAGGTTCGACGACCGGGTCGACCTGTACCTCGCGCTCCGAATCCATTAA